The genomic region GTAAGCTGCGACCCGCCGCTGGCCGCCGGTCTGACTATCGTCAAAGCCAAAATCTTGGCCGCTGAATTTCCTCTTCTATCCCCGCCGGACCCGAATGTACCTGTGTCCGCTTCCGCCGCCGACCCGAATCTGTGAAACATTCCGAGGTTCGGGGCGTAGAAGACAGAGACAATAAAAACGAGAAATCGCCCTATGACGGATTTTATACAGGCATTTTGGTCCACACTGGCCCAGATGTCTCCCTATCTGCTGTTCGGTTTTTTCGCAGCAGGTTTGCTGAGCATCTGGGTTTCGCCCGCCCTGGTGGAGCGGCATCTGGGCGGACGGGGGTTCGGCGCGGTCGTCAAGGCCTCGCTGTTCGGCGTTCCCCTGCCGCTGTGCTCCTGCGGCGTGATTCCCGTCACGATGTCGCTGTACAAACACGGCGCCGGGCGAGGGGCGGCCGTGTCGTTTCTCTTGTCAACTCCCCAAACCGGCATCGACAGCATCTTCGTGACCTATTCTCTGCTGGGCCCCTTTTTTGCCGTTCTGCGTCCCATCGCCGCGTTTCTGACCGGCCTGTTCGGCGGCGGACTGGTCAATTGGCTTGACCCATCCGACAGCGGCGCTGCAGAGCCCGCCAAATCCTGCACGGATGACTGCTGCTCCAAAAATGAAAAAAAACCGCCCAAATGGGAACGGATGCTTCGCCACGGCTTTGTGACCCTGCCGACCGACAT from Anaerohalosphaeraceae bacterium harbors:
- a CDS encoding SO_0444 family Cu/Zn efflux transporter, coding for MTDFIQAFWSTLAQMSPYLLFGFFAAGLLSIWVSPALVERHLGGRGFGAVVKASLFGVPLPLCSCGVIPVTMSLYKHGAGRGAAVSFLLSTPQTGIDSIFVTYSLLGPFFAVLRPIAAFLTGLFGGGLVNWLDPSDSGAAEPAKSCTDDCCSKNEKKPPKWERMLRHGFVTLPTDIGLPMLIGLCIAAAISVWVPDDLFAVRLAAGSNLLAMFVMMLVGIPIYVCATASVPIAAALIAKGLSPGAALVFLMTGPATNAAGLSTLWGVLGPRSALLFLFSTAFCALASGLIVDAFLPRQKAVEMMHHHSIALPDWVGHLSALILLTLLLFGIARKCARKAE